In Amyelois transitella isolate CPQ chromosome 13, ilAmyTran1.1, whole genome shotgun sequence, a genomic segment contains:
- the LOC132902438 gene encoding serine/arginine repetitive matrix protein 1-like, which produces MESTENTHTSHSRKSLKTKGKKSSLGTWSKSGLGGGVGGKSVSGTRLSMYSLDTMRINLKPKSSKDISSGGTSKIRCSKPRRAPASPRSPRHTGRKRSPRSRRPLMRDPHSGRSKSKRKVQRETEIRTMVETVGIVTCTSSHVSVEVSPLPLKSPKRRSKDTPPRSVRPSPRPATRPSPRPSPRPPLPPHKSPPSPRGAASPPRFKRRTLPPMKEGSMKAALTTISNEIPEASAAIRPILMSRGDKRIAEKLKRERQMKEIECQT; this is translated from the exons ATGGAGAGCACTGAAAACACG CACACGTCTCATTCAAGAAAGAGTCTGAAAACCAAGGGAAAGAAGAGCTCATTGGGAACTTGGTCCAAATCCGGCCTCGGGGGAGGAGTTGGAGGGAAATCAGTCTCTG GCACTCGACTATCGATGTATTCGTTGGACACGATGCGTATCAACCTCAAGCCGAAATCATCCAAAGATATATCCAG CGGCGGCACGTCTAAGATCCGTTGCAGCAAGCCGCGACGTGCGCCCGCGTCTCCCCGCTCCCCGCGACACACCGGCAGGAAACGATCTCCGAG GTCTCGGCGTCCATTAATGAGAGACCCCCACTCTGGGCGCTCCAAGTCCAAGCGGAAGGTGCAGAGAGAAACCGAAATCAGGACTATGGTGGAGACAGTCGGTATTGTCACT tgcACTTCAAGCCACGTGAGTGTCGAAGTGAGCCCCCTCCCGCTCAAGTCGCCCAAGCGCCGCAGCAAGGACACCCCCCCGCGCTCCGTGCGCCCCTCCCCGCGGCCCGCCACCCGCCCCTCCCCGCGCCCCTCGCCCCGCCCCCCGCTGCCCCCCCACAAGTCCCCCCCGTCCCCGCGCGGCGCCGCCAGCCCGCCGAGGTTCAAGAGGAGAACGCTTCCTCCCATGAAAGAGGGGAGCATGAAAGCGGCTCTTACCACCATATCGAATGAGATACCGGAAGCGAGTGCGGCTAtaagaccgattttgatgagtAGAGGCGATAAGAGAATCGCGGAGAAGCTGAAGAGAGAGCGGCAGATGAAAGAGAttgag TGTCAAACTTAA